The Gemmatimonadales bacterium genome includes a region encoding these proteins:
- a CDS encoding diguanylate cyclase, which yields MRLAVDETRCVACLACVRVCPTDAIALPPEAHVVEVVEENCIKCGECIPACPHGAITATGAVERAIAIAEAGNGALILAPEAVAHFHPATPEQLVNACYDAGFRHVSRGVIGEELVAQEYLRLWEDPDWGTLVRSTDPVVVATITANYPELVPYLAPVTTPSVAEARFLRSRHGESLPVVYAGVSTAGTVKELDATLTFVDLEQLFALREVRPEAMPRTFSRLPPETRRHLSVAGGLALEMVVSGSSKGRRLLAVRGLDTLPALARAVGHDHIDLGFVDLQSHAGALAHPAAGPADDLFRRRMLVQQYEPARSRVPVVNEDGDGVSVTAVFPFNTNRTVADAVAVRAILEAIGTGPNGKPWDCRACGYPTCHRFAQAAALGRASLKQCVPWLSKRADDASRDASTDALTGLASYRSLQQRLSHEMERSKRSGDSFAVLFLDLDRLKELNDRYGHERGNLVLRVVADEMRRTIRATDMAARYGGDEFVALLTRTDRAGALRVADAVREGVEESGRRLGFLSGQITVSIGVAEFDPSLPNEGALLEQADRALYLAKAAGRNNIA from the coding sequence GTGCGTCTCGCCGTTGACGAAACTCGATGCGTCGCTTGCCTGGCGTGCGTCCGTGTCTGTCCCACCGACGCGATCGCCCTCCCGCCGGAGGCGCACGTCGTCGAGGTGGTGGAGGAGAACTGCATCAAGTGTGGCGAGTGCATCCCCGCATGTCCGCACGGGGCGATCACCGCCACCGGTGCGGTCGAGCGCGCGATCGCCATCGCCGAGGCGGGAAATGGTGCCCTGATCCTGGCACCGGAGGCGGTGGCGCATTTTCATCCGGCGACTCCCGAACAGCTGGTCAACGCCTGCTACGATGCCGGCTTCCGCCACGTCTCCCGGGGGGTCATTGGCGAAGAACTTGTGGCGCAGGAATACCTCAGGTTGTGGGAAGATCCCGACTGGGGGACCCTCGTCCGCTCGACCGATCCGGTCGTCGTGGCCACCATTACCGCCAATTATCCCGAGCTCGTTCCCTATCTGGCACCTGTCACGACGCCGAGCGTCGCCGAGGCTCGATTCCTGCGAAGCCGTCACGGTGAATCGCTCCCGGTGGTCTATGCGGGGGTCAGCACGGCCGGAACTGTCAAAGAACTTGACGCTACGCTGACTTTCGTCGATCTGGAGCAGCTCTTTGCATTGAGGGAAGTGCGGCCCGAAGCGATGCCGCGGACCTTCTCCCGGTTGCCGCCCGAAACGCGGCGCCATCTCTCGGTTGCCGGCGGTCTGGCGCTCGAAATGGTGGTGTCTGGATCGTCGAAGGGGCGGAGGCTCCTCGCGGTTCGTGGCCTCGACACGCTGCCGGCACTGGCGCGCGCGGTGGGTCACGATCACATCGATCTCGGCTTCGTCGACTTGCAGTCCCACGCCGGCGCGCTGGCGCATCCGGCGGCGGGGCCGGCCGACGATCTCTTCCGGCGGCGGATGCTGGTGCAGCAGTACGAACCGGCGAGGAGTCGCGTTCCGGTGGTGAATGAAGACGGTGATGGAGTATCGGTCACGGCGGTCTTCCCGTTCAACACCAATCGCACTGTCGCCGACGCGGTGGCGGTGCGGGCGATCCTCGAGGCGATCGGGACGGGGCCGAACGGGAAGCCGTGGGATTGCCGGGCGTGCGGCTATCCGACCTGTCATCGCTTCGCGCAGGCTGCTGCACTCGGGCGCGCATCGCTCAAGCAGTGCGTGCCGTGGCTCAGCAAGCGGGCCGACGACGCGTCGCGCGACGCGAGCACCGATGCGCTGACGGGGTTGGCGAGTTATCGCTCGCTGCAGCAGCGGTTGTCGCACGAGATGGAGCGGAGCAAGCGCAGCGGCGATTCGTTCGCGGTGCTCTTCCTCGATCTCGACCGGTTGAAGGAGCTGAACGACCGCTACGGGCACGAGCGCGGCAACCTGGTGTTGCGGGTGGTGGCCGACGAGATGCGCCGGACGATCCGCGCCACCGACATGGCGGCGCGATATGGCGGCGACGAATTCGTGGCGTTGTTGACGAGGACCGACCGGGCCGGTGCGTTGCGGGTGGCCGACGCGGTGCGGGAAGGGGTGGAAGAGTCGGGGCGGCGGCTGGGTTTCCTCTCGGGGCAGATCACCGTGAGTATCGGGGTCGCCGAGTTCGACCCGTCGCTGCCGAATGAAGGAGCGTTGTTGGAACAGGCGGATAGGGCGCTGTACCTGGCCAAGGCCGCCGGTCGCAACAACATCGCCTAG